A genomic stretch from Candidatus Melainabacteria bacterium includes:
- a CDS encoding ketoacyl-ACP synthase III has protein sequence MPVGAKLIGVGAGIPSAVVTNADLEKFIETSDEWIASRTGIRERRIASGEESTSSLAIMAAKDAIAYAQIDPSIIDLIIVATSTPDNLYPSTACVVQAAIGAPRAAAFDLEAACTGIIYALAVAHQFVGSGTFKTVLVIGVDVHSRFLNWEDRNTCILFGDGAGAFLMQASDDENEVLATYLRADGTGSHLLHIPNTGTAYPHAGTTPPRAMDRFLQMNGRAIYEFAVHAVPEAVRATAAKAGIRVEDIDFLVPHQANRRIINSAAERLNMRKDQIVSNVDELGNTSAASIPLALWQAIRRNQVQSPATCCLVGFGGGLTWGAAIVKWTAKDKREEIKLENSDTSGDAKDS, from the coding sequence ATGCCGGTTGGCGCAAAATTGATAGGCGTCGGTGCCGGCATCCCGAGCGCTGTGGTTACTAACGCCGATCTGGAGAAGTTCATCGAGACTTCAGACGAGTGGATCGCCAGTCGCACAGGCATTCGCGAGCGTCGCATCGCCTCTGGCGAAGAGTCGACTTCATCGCTTGCCATCATGGCTGCCAAAGACGCTATTGCTTACGCTCAGATTGATCCCAGCATTATTGATTTGATTATCGTGGCCACTTCGACGCCAGATAATCTCTATCCGTCAACAGCTTGCGTGGTTCAAGCGGCAATCGGCGCGCCCCGCGCCGCAGCTTTCGACCTGGAAGCCGCATGTACAGGCATCATTTATGCTCTTGCAGTGGCACATCAATTTGTTGGTTCCGGCACTTTCAAAACTGTGCTTGTCATTGGCGTGGATGTTCACTCTCGCTTTCTGAATTGGGAAGACCGCAACACGTGCATCTTATTTGGTGATGGTGCCGGCGCGTTCCTGATGCAGGCGTCAGACGATGAAAATGAAGTGCTGGCTACTTATCTGCGAGCCGACGGCACAGGCTCTCATCTGTTGCATATCCCTAATACTGGAACAGCATATCCGCATGCTGGAACAACTCCACCCAGAGCGATGGACAGATTTTTGCAAATGAACGGCAGGGCGATCTACGAATTTGCTGTTCATGCAGTGCCCGAAGCTGTGCGGGCAACAGCTGCCAAAGCTGGTATCAGAGTCGAAGACATCGACTTCCTGGTGCCTCACCAGGCTAATCGGCGCATTATCAACTCTGCTGCCGAACGACTGAATATGCGGAAAGATCAGATTGTAAGCAATGTCGACGAGCTGGGCAACACGTCTGCGGCATCGATTCCACTGGCACTCTGGCAAGCGATTCGGCGCAACCAGGTGCAGTCGCCTGCCACTTGCTGCCTCGTCGGCTTTGGCGGTGGACTGACGTGGGGCGCGGCGATCGTCAAATGGACTGCAAAAGACAAGCGTGAAGAGATCAAGCTGGAGAATTCGGACACATCAGGTGATGCGAAAGATTCGTAG
- the queA gene encoding tRNA preQ1(34) S-adenosylmethionine ribosyltransferase-isomerase QueA codes for MSDLSTKATEESFRLEDFEYDLPFELIAQEPLRERASSRLLHLNKSTGETEHKTFADLSDFLKAGDVLILNNTKVLPARVIAKRQSGGTIKLLLLKQSGSSPRQWEAMVTPIKRLKPGEKLSVASDKGKEFQITVADIDVGFDGFKRLIVDLGEPDNAWQLLNQAGYAPLPPYILRNYEKATADPNESHSRETDLNRYQTVFAQEPGAVAAPTAGLHFTEALLERLKSQGVLVHYLTLHVGAGTFKPINNSLEEHKIEPERFSISAETAAAINLAKSEMRRVIAVGTTSLRALETAGAHGTIEPIEDGVTHLFVKPGYEFKIVDAMITNFHLSKSSLLVLVSAFAGRDKILKAYNEAIERRYRFYSYGDAMLIL; via the coding sequence GTGTCTGATCTTTCAACCAAAGCAACTGAAGAATCCTTCCGCCTCGAAGACTTCGAATATGATTTGCCGTTCGAATTAATAGCCCAGGAACCGCTGCGCGAAAGAGCCAGTTCCCGGCTGCTTCACTTAAACAAGTCGACGGGCGAAACTGAACATAAGACGTTTGCCGACCTCAGCGATTTTCTGAAGGCTGGTGATGTGTTGATTTTGAACAACACTAAAGTTTTGCCTGCTCGCGTGATTGCGAAGCGCCAGAGTGGTGGCACAATTAAATTACTCTTGCTGAAACAATCGGGCAGCTCACCTCGCCAATGGGAAGCGATGGTCACCCCGATCAAACGCCTCAAACCGGGTGAGAAGCTTAGCGTTGCCAGCGACAAAGGCAAAGAGTTCCAAATCACAGTTGCCGATATCGACGTTGGATTCGACGGATTTAAGCGTCTGATTGTAGATCTGGGTGAACCAGACAACGCCTGGCAGTTATTGAACCAAGCCGGATACGCGCCTCTGCCACCCTACATTCTGCGCAACTATGAAAAGGCAACGGCAGATCCAAACGAATCACATTCAAGAGAAACGGACTTGAATCGTTATCAAACCGTGTTCGCACAAGAACCAGGGGCGGTGGCAGCGCCGACTGCCGGACTGCACTTCACAGAGGCGCTCCTGGAGCGACTTAAGAGCCAGGGAGTGCTGGTTCATTACTTGACTCTGCACGTCGGTGCGGGCACATTCAAACCGATCAATAATTCACTGGAAGAACACAAAATAGAACCGGAACGATTCTCGATTTCGGCAGAAACGGCCGCTGCCATAAATCTGGCGAAGTCCGAGATGCGGCGCGTTATCGCCGTCGGAACCACATCTCTGAGAGCCCTCGAAACAGCCGGTGCACACGGCACAATTGAACCTATAGAAGATGGCGTCACTCATTTATTTGTCAAACCTGGGTACGAGTTCAAGATAGTCGATGCAATGATCACAAACTTCCACCTCAGCAAGTCCAGCTTGCTGGTTTTAGTGAGCGCCTTTGCCGGTCGCGATAAAATTCTCAAGGCATACAATGAAGCTATCGAACGGCGCTATCGCTTCTACAGTTACGGCGATGCGATGCTGATTCTCTAA
- the plsX gene encoding phosphate acyltransferase PlsX, whose protein sequence is MIRIAVDAMGGDYAPREVVHGAVLAAREYGVAIQLVGVPEAIQSELKRHSTAGLEISIVPATEIVAMDEKPSRAVTRKKDSSIVVTTKQVAEGLADGMVAAGSTGAAAVAAQIGLGRIKNVDRSAIACLMPTCTPNRCIVIDVGANVECDPNQLLQFGLMGSILAKGLMNIDKPTVGLLNIGTEETKGNQLVQDAYKLLKEHANINFIGFVEGRDFPMGKCNVVVTDGFTGNVALKTAEGISKMITVMLRHELLRTVPGRLASVMAKPALIALKQRIDYNEAGGALLVGVKGVCVIAHGGSRSVAIKNAIRVAKDMVVADVVRKIETTLNVTTVSALSAACLAISLGCIT, encoded by the coding sequence ATGATTCGTATAGCAGTGGACGCCATGGGTGGCGACTACGCACCGCGCGAGGTAGTTCATGGCGCGGTGCTTGCTGCAAGAGAATATGGTGTCGCGATTCAACTCGTCGGCGTACCAGAAGCGATTCAGTCTGAACTGAAGAGGCATTCGACCGCCGGTCTGGAAATCTCCATTGTGCCGGCGACAGAAATCGTGGCAATGGATGAAAAGCCCAGCAGAGCGGTTACTCGCAAGAAGGATTCATCCATAGTCGTCACTACCAAGCAAGTCGCCGAAGGGCTGGCCGACGGCATGGTTGCGGCGGGTTCAACTGGAGCAGCTGCAGTTGCCGCTCAAATCGGGCTGGGGCGCATAAAAAATGTAGATCGGTCGGCGATCGCTTGCTTGATGCCGACGTGCACTCCCAATCGTTGCATCGTCATCGATGTGGGCGCGAATGTCGAATGCGATCCCAATCAGCTTTTACAGTTTGGTTTGATGGGCTCCATTCTCGCAAAAGGCTTGATGAATATTGACAAGCCTACTGTCGGATTGCTCAATATCGGCACGGAAGAGACCAAGGGCAATCAGTTAGTTCAGGATGCTTACAAGCTTTTAAAAGAACACGCCAATATCAATTTCATTGGCTTCGTTGAAGGTCGAGACTTCCCAATGGGGAAATGCAACGTCGTCGTCACCGATGGTTTCACCGGAAACGTTGCTTTGAAGACCGCTGAAGGCATCTCGAAAATGATTACTGTTATGCTGCGCCATGAATTGTTGCGCACCGTACCGGGAAGATTGGCTTCGGTTATGGCAAAACCTGCCCTTATCGCTTTGAAGCAACGCATCGACTACAACGAAGCCGGTGGCGCTTTGCTGGTCGGCGTCAAAGGTGTTTGTGTCATTGCTCATGGTGGCTCCCGATCGGTTGCCATCAAAAACGCTATTCGTGTCGCCAAAGACATGGTGGTGGCAGATGTGGTGCGCAAGATCGAAACAACGCTAAACGTAACGACAGTCTCTGCGTTGAGCGCGGCTTGTCTTGCCATTAGCCTGGGTTGCATAACGTGA
- a CDS encoding 50S ribosomal protein L32 — MAQPKKKTSHQKQHQRRAHWKAELTTLTNCTNCGVTCRPHHVCTSCGYYSGRPARREERVQGT; from the coding sequence ATGGCTCAGCCTAAGAAAAAGACATCACATCAGAAGCAGCACCAGCGCAGAGCGCACTGGAAAGCTGAATTGACCACCTTGACTAACTGCACGAACTGCGGTGTTACTTGCCGTCCGCATCATGTCTGCACTTCTTGCGGATATTATTCCGGTCGTCCAGCCCGTCGTGAAGAAAGAGTTCAAGGCACATAA
- the fabD gene encoding [acyl-carrier-protein] S-malonyltransferase, giving the protein MGKIACLFPGQGSQSVGMGLDLSNQFEEARQLFHKVDEVSGRSLSKLCFDGPEDELKRTINTQPTILSASLAAWKCYQSLGGPKPDFVAGHSLGEFTALVAADVLTVDEAVTLVEKRARFMEECPKGAMSAVLGVAADVLEKCCHEAHSELKSEGAKDTEAVVIVANFNTRDQLVISGNPDAVAKAGEKAKAAGGKVIPLPVGGAFHSPLMAAASIDFASEINAVQFKNASCDVVQNFDAQPSKDAAAIKEKLSRQMESAVRWCPTVEYMLSQGVDTFIEIGPGKVLVGTVKKIDRSAKLFNVSDAASLNKTIEELKHALV; this is encoded by the coding sequence GTGGGAAAAATTGCTTGCCTGTTTCCTGGTCAGGGATCGCAGAGTGTCGGCATGGGCCTCGATCTTTCGAATCAGTTCGAGGAAGCGAGACAGCTTTTCCATAAAGTCGATGAAGTGTCCGGCCGTTCCTTGAGCAAGTTATGCTTTGACGGACCGGAAGACGAGCTCAAGCGCACCATCAATACGCAGCCGACTATTTTGAGCGCTTCTCTTGCGGCATGGAAGTGTTATCAAAGTCTGGGCGGACCCAAGCCTGATTTTGTTGCCGGGCACAGTCTGGGCGAGTTCACTGCTCTGGTGGCAGCCGATGTGCTGACAGTCGATGAAGCGGTGACACTGGTCGAGAAGCGAGCACGTTTTATGGAAGAGTGCCCGAAAGGAGCTATGTCAGCAGTTCTTGGCGTTGCTGCAGACGTTCTCGAAAAATGCTGCCATGAGGCTCATAGTGAATTGAAAAGTGAGGGCGCAAAAGATACTGAAGCGGTCGTGATTGTTGCTAACTTCAACACGCGCGATCAGCTCGTCATCTCAGGTAATCCAGATGCAGTCGCGAAAGCCGGTGAGAAAGCTAAAGCGGCTGGAGGCAAAGTGATACCACTGCCGGTCGGCGGTGCCTTCCATTCACCTTTGATGGCAGCAGCTTCAATTGACTTCGCCAGCGAAATCAATGCCGTGCAGTTCAAAAATGCAAGCTGTGATGTTGTGCAAAACTTCGACGCACAACCATCAAAAGATGCCGCGGCCATTAAAGAGAAACTGAGCAGGCAGATGGAAAGTGCCGTGCGCTGGTGCCCGACGGTTGAATATATGCTGAGTCAAGGCGTCGATACTTTCATAGAGATAGGACCCGGCAAAGTGCTTGTCGGTACGGTCAAGAAAATAGATCGCAGCGCCAAGCTGTTCAATGTTTCAGATGCAGCCAGTCTCAATAAGACAATAGAAGAATTGAAGCACGCTCTCGTCTAG
- a CDS encoding DUF177 domain-containing protein, whose product MKVQIDDLKGMPHHRLDFVFREDLRETQAIKPAVGELSAIWSPSGVRVEGQITTLLKLNCDRCLNPYFQSLSIDIDERFVQTTFLGRDFEKNEKHDGELLHDDFVEPIPDDGLLDITDVVYQAVTLATPTYCLCGEQCPGTPGPATGGASGGKAAAKSGAGTSKTDDRPIDPRWKNLKTLFPNEDSKENS is encoded by the coding sequence GTGAAAGTCCAGATTGACGATTTAAAAGGGATGCCGCACCACAGGCTCGATTTTGTTTTTCGCGAAGATTTGCGTGAGACTCAAGCGATTAAACCGGCGGTGGGTGAACTTTCTGCCATCTGGAGCCCATCTGGCGTGCGGGTCGAGGGGCAAATCACGACGCTTCTCAAATTGAATTGTGATCGTTGCCTGAATCCATATTTTCAAAGTTTGAGTATCGACATTGATGAGCGCTTCGTTCAGACGACTTTTCTCGGGCGAGACTTCGAAAAGAACGAAAAGCACGACGGCGAGCTGCTCCATGACGATTTTGTCGAGCCGATCCCTGACGATGGGCTGCTTGACATCACAGACGTTGTGTATCAAGCTGTAACGTTGGCAACACCCACTTACTGCCTTTGCGGTGAGCAGTGCCCGGGCACCCCAGGACCCGCCACTGGCGGCGCTTCTGGCGGTAAAGCGGCGGCTAAATCTGGCGCCGGGACGTCGAAAACAGACGACCGTCCGATAGATCCGCGCTGGAAGAACTTAAAGACTCTGTTTCCAAATGAAGATTCCAAAGAAAATTCGTAG
- a CDS encoding GGDEF domain-containing protein, producing MVGRNDHICSGRTCMFCRVLENSPHKAALGSKAFMDQQVIERVKELEQRSLLTSTETRMSNVKGEEIERLALLDTLTDLYNSRTFIKEMKDELKRAKRYKRPVALCMVTIDGFKELSRQYGALTADAVLKAIGGVLRGAIRDVDIPARYSADQFAIIFPETNASGASIVAERIRQRIGTQTITHNWSNVKVTASVGLAAFPAHAREHDELLMRGLEAMEMAENRGGDRVCTV from the coding sequence ATGGTGGGGCGCAACGATCATATTTGTAGTGGAAGAACCTGCATGTTTTGTCGGGTTCTAGAAAATTCACCGCACAAAGCCGCACTTGGCAGCAAAGCTTTTATGGACCAGCAAGTTATCGAGCGCGTCAAGGAACTTGAGCAACGCTCTTTGCTCACCAGCACAGAGACGCGCATGTCAAACGTGAAAGGCGAAGAGATTGAAAGACTGGCTTTGCTTGACACTCTAACCGATCTCTACAATTCGCGAACTTTCATCAAAGAAATGAAGGATGAGCTGAAGCGCGCCAAACGCTACAAGCGTCCAGTGGCACTGTGTATGGTGACCATCGACGGATTCAAAGAACTGAGCAGACAGTATGGAGCACTGACCGCCGATGCTGTTTTGAAGGCGATTGGAGGGGTGTTGCGAGGCGCTATCAGAGACGTCGACATTCCAGCTCGATACAGCGCAGATCAATTCGCTATTATATTTCCGGAAACGAACGCCTCGGGCGCCTCTATCGTGGCTGAAAGAATTCGCCAGCGCATCGGCACGCAAACAATCACGCACAACTGGTCCAATGTCAAAGTCACAGCTAGCGTTGGTCTGGCTGCTTTCCCGGCTCATGCTCGCGAACATGATGAACTGCTGATGAGAGGTCTGGAAGCCATGGAAATGGCGGAAAATCGCGGCGGTGACCGCGTCTGCACGGTATAG
- the queG gene encoding tRNA epoxyqueuosine(34) reductase QueG, whose translation MGMKQKIFEVAQSLGFHRTVIGSIEPMDAERKQYEHWLAQGYAAGMEYLKRNPHFRTSPQLLYPNSRSAIIVSVSYFTQLPPDPGPCYGRVARYAVGLDYHPVIRARLRELKSRIEAEIGRPLIGKPFTDDVALYEQAYAARHGLGFSGKNTMIIGPKLSGSYYFIAELFTDLELDADEPYRGTCGACFRCGEACPTRAIVEAGQIDANLCISYLTIENKGEIPVHLRSALGRWVFGCDICQDVCPYNQSPPEAPWSEFQPGSGSGHYLDLRQILRIHDDNEFTVRFGATSPLRRPKRLGLVRNALVVLGNSLQRCVVEGDENSARTIENELSAFVEREQNPLLLEHALWALSRSAHGATLLRPLLDKMVDPAIRGKLCEYML comes from the coding sequence ATGGGTATGAAGCAGAAAATTTTCGAAGTCGCTCAATCGTTAGGCTTTCACCGCACTGTGATTGGTTCGATTGAACCGATGGATGCGGAACGCAAGCAGTACGAGCATTGGCTTGCACAGGGATATGCCGCCGGCATGGAGTACTTGAAACGCAATCCTCATTTTAGAACATCGCCGCAACTTCTTTATCCAAACAGTCGTTCCGCAATCATCGTTTCGGTGAGTTACTTTACACAGTTGCCGCCCGACCCTGGTCCCTGTTACGGACGAGTAGCCAGATACGCAGTCGGGCTTGACTACCATCCCGTGATCAGGGCTCGTCTGCGAGAGCTGAAGTCACGAATCGAAGCTGAGATAGGGCGCCCTTTGATTGGAAAGCCCTTTACCGATGATGTTGCCCTCTACGAACAAGCATATGCAGCACGGCACGGGCTCGGGTTCTCCGGCAAAAACACGATGATTATTGGGCCGAAGCTATCCGGTTCATACTATTTCATCGCTGAGCTGTTCACAGATCTCGAACTTGATGCAGATGAGCCATATAGAGGTACCTGCGGCGCTTGCTTTCGCTGCGGCGAAGCCTGCCCAACCAGGGCCATTGTTGAGGCGGGTCAGATCGATGCAAATTTGTGTATTTCCTATCTGACAATCGAGAATAAAGGAGAGATTCCCGTTCATCTACGCTCAGCGCTCGGACGCTGGGTTTTTGGATGTGACATTTGCCAGGACGTGTGCCCTTACAATCAATCACCGCCGGAAGCGCCATGGTCAGAGTTTCAGCCTGGTTCGGGAAGTGGGCATTATCTGGATCTCCGTCAGATTCTTCGCATACATGACGACAACGAGTTTACCGTGCGTTTTGGTGCAACCAGTCCCTTGCGCCGACCGAAACGTTTGGGACTGGTTCGCAATGCGCTTGTCGTGCTGGGAAACAGCTTGCAGCGTTGTGTCGTGGAAGGCGATGAGAATAGTGCGCGAACGATTGAGAATGAATTGTCGGCTTTTGTCGAGCGCGAACAAAATCCCCTTTTGCTGGAACATGCACTCTGGGCTCTCTCCCGGAGTGCTCACGGGGCAACGCTTCTCAGACCATTGTTGGATAAGATGGTCGACCCCGCGATCCGCGGCAAGCTTTGTGAATACATGCTCTGA
- a CDS encoding VUT family protein: MPNLLVKDERSIQANRRNDADGCLPARESISSLYTFIVAAYICVIVLSISASSKFIAMGPFTICGRTTIWPLTFVLSNIFTDVYGYRRSRRIIWAGLAAQIFTALVYWGLGVLPGADFWHNQGAYDQILGQGPRIVLATVFAYLVGEYITAVGVSKMKFAQRGKSGGAQYLRFLSCTTVGEFWDTLLFYVIGFIGVVPLSELGKTMICIYLVKIAYEAVMLPVSAMLAEYVKRAERIDVTDGPETNYAMFS; this comes from the coding sequence ATGCCGAACCTACTAGTTAAAGATGAGCGTTCCATTCAGGCGAATCGTCGCAATGATGCTGATGGTTGCTTGCCCGCCAGAGAATCGATTAGCTCGCTTTATACCTTTATCGTTGCTGCATACATTTGCGTGATCGTGCTTTCGATCAGTGCCTCGTCCAAGTTCATAGCCATGGGACCATTCACCATATGTGGTCGCACGACGATATGGCCGCTTACATTTGTGCTTAGTAATATCTTCACCGACGTTTACGGATACAGGCGGTCCAGGCGCATTATCTGGGCCGGGCTTGCTGCGCAGATTTTCACGGCCTTGGTTTACTGGGGCTTGGGAGTTCTTCCCGGAGCGGACTTCTGGCACAACCAGGGTGCTTACGATCAGATTCTTGGACAGGGTCCTCGCATTGTGCTGGCCACAGTTTTTGCTTACCTGGTCGGCGAATACATAACGGCTGTGGGCGTTTCGAAAATGAAATTCGCCCAGCGCGGAAAGTCAGGAGGGGCGCAATATCTGCGTTTCCTTTCTTGCACTACGGTGGGAGAATTTTGGGATACGTTGCTCTTCTATGTGATCGGATTTATTGGAGTGGTGCCTTTATCCGAACTGGGCAAGACAATGATCTGCATTTATCTGGTGAAGATTGCTTACGAGGCGGTCATGCTGCCTGTCAGCGCAATGCTGGCCGAGTATGTCAAACGCGCTGAACGCATCGATGTGACTGATGGCCCTGAGACGAATTACGCGATGTTTAGCTAG
- a CDS encoding XRE family transcriptional regulator, whose protein sequence is MVFALSLILRERREFLEISQSDLARKSGLHRSYIGDLERGSRNISVKNLSRLSSALEVPASKVMAMAEKRMSVDGPYKLKKKKAAAPAKPTRMAAKPAAKPAAKAAKSSAKRKAK, encoded by the coding sequence TTGGTATTTGCTTTGTCTTTAATTCTTCGAGAGAGACGCGAGTTTCTCGAAATTTCTCAGAGTGATCTTGCCAGGAAGAGCGGATTGCATCGCTCTTACATCGGCGATCTCGAACGTGGTTCGCGAAACATCTCGGTAAAAAACTTGAGTCGCCTGTCGTCAGCCCTGGAGGTGCCGGCTTCAAAAGTTATGGCTATGGCGGAAAAGCGCATGTCTGTTGATGGTCCATACAAACTCAAGAAAAAGAAAGCAGCAGCTCCAGCGAAACCTACTCGTATGGCCGCTAAGCCCGCTGCGAAACCCGCCGCTAAGGCCGCAAAGTCATCTGCGAAGCGTAAAGCAAAATAG
- the secF gene encoding protein translocase subunit SecF, whose product MKKGIVDLVKYRWIWFGISGAILLPGLIGIVMCLQQFHAPLKLGIDFTGGSILQYQFEKPAPLETVRSVLESSDLAGSQVQQAEIGGKEVVVMRTRALDDEAEKRKLDENLRSKLGDFKVLSVDKVSATIGPELLQSGLVAMLITFGMMVAYISYRFKFDYAICAIVALVHDVLALCGIFAILGLAIGTEVDSLFISAILTVIGFSVHDTIVVFDRIRENAKYVGSKATDPVRGDYKKTFGDVANDSVNQTLARSIYTSLTVIITLTALYLLGGVTTRDFVLAMLIGVISGTYSSIFNASCLLVVWREMKQGRKVKTA is encoded by the coding sequence GTGAAAAAGGGCATCGTAGATTTAGTCAAATACAGATGGATCTGGTTTGGCATCTCCGGAGCGATTTTGCTTCCCGGACTGATTGGCATCGTCATGTGCCTGCAGCAGTTCCATGCTCCTCTGAAGCTGGGCATCGACTTTACCGGCGGTTCCATCCTGCAATATCAATTTGAGAAACCAGCCCCTCTCGAAACGGTTCGCAGTGTGCTTGAGAGCTCAGATCTGGCAGGCTCACAGGTGCAACAAGCAGAAATAGGCGGCAAAGAAGTAGTCGTCATGCGTACACGTGCCCTCGACGATGAAGCAGAAAAACGAAAACTTGACGAAAACTTGAGATCGAAGCTTGGCGACTTCAAGGTGCTTTCAGTCGACAAGGTGAGCGCCACTATTGGACCTGAACTGTTGCAGAGCGGTCTGGTAGCGATGTTGATTACCTTTGGCATGATGGTGGCCTACATTTCATACCGATTTAAATTCGATTACGCCATCTGCGCCATTGTTGCGCTCGTGCACGACGTTCTCGCCCTCTGCGGCATCTTTGCAATTCTCGGCTTGGCCATCGGCACTGAAGTCGACAGCCTCTTTATAAGCGCCATTCTCACCGTCATCGGTTTCTCTGTACATGACACTATCGTTGTCTTCGACCGTATACGAGAGAATGCAAAATATGTCGGCAGCAAAGCAACAGACCCGGTGCGTGGCGACTACAAGAAGACTTTCGGTGATGTCGCCAACGATAGCGTCAACCAGACCCTGGCACGATCCATCTACACGTCTCTGACAGTAATCATCACTCTCACTGCCCTGTACCTGCTAGGCGGCGTCACCACCCGCGATTTCGTGCTGGCGATGCTGATTGGAGTCATCTCGGGAACTTACTCGTCCATTTTCAACGCCAGCTGCCTACTTGTCGTCTGGCGCGAGATGAAGCAAGGACGCAAAGTCAAGACAGCCTGA
- the secD gene encoding protein translocase subunit SecD, producing the protein MAKNRSGPLIKDWKPIAVIIALGWSLVTLFHVEPEKTVNDWIALGNLPSNELRAEVDKRIQALPNFAKMNEYEKEDAQKRLLDEAQLANNIQILHKVNGYVLFTSLKLGLDLRGGSQLVLQALPSQAVTEITPEVMRGVETVINNRINSLGVSETLVQRSGKDRLIVELPGIKDPQQAKDRIGTTALLEFKELEVLPNGLMTWKDVGLTGADFKHAQASPMVSGGLWRVSFEFKPDGAKKFGELTSRLVGKQIGIFLDGEPTDRGQDGRPVPITEYRGVTVREPILGGTGEITGNFNKDQAVDLSVKLNAGALPVPVKILEERTVGATLGQDSIHKSLVAGGVGIACVMVFMIAVYGVPGFIADTALILYTIATLAIFQAIPVTLTLAGIAGFILSIGMAVDANILIFERTKEELRAGKSLYGAIENGFGRAFSSIFDSNVNSMIACGVMMMFGTSIVKGFAVTLAIGVAVSMFTAITATRALLHLVPKQWGMFGTKFDQKKSNVKAKEAV; encoded by the coding sequence ATGGCAAAAAATCGCTCCGGTCCACTCATCAAAGATTGGAAGCCAATCGCAGTCATCATCGCGCTGGGCTGGTCGCTCGTGACGTTGTTTCACGTCGAACCGGAAAAGACGGTCAACGACTGGATCGCACTGGGCAATCTTCCTTCCAATGAGCTGAGAGCAGAAGTTGACAAGCGAATTCAGGCATTGCCGAACTTCGCGAAAATGAACGAATACGAGAAAGAAGACGCGCAGAAGCGCTTGCTGGATGAGGCACAACTTGCCAACAACATTCAGATTCTTCACAAAGTCAATGGTTATGTTCTTTTCACGAGCCTCAAGCTCGGTCTCGACTTGCGCGGAGGCAGCCAGCTAGTTCTGCAAGCATTGCCGTCGCAGGCAGTGACAGAAATCACGCCCGAAGTGATGAGAGGAGTCGAGACTGTCATCAACAACCGCATCAACAGCCTCGGTGTGTCTGAGACCCTGGTGCAGCGCTCCGGAAAAGATCGACTGATCGTCGAACTTCCCGGCATCAAAGATCCCCAACAAGCAAAAGACAGAATCGGCACCACCGCCCTGCTCGAATTTAAAGAGCTGGAAGTACTGCCGAACGGCTTGATGACCTGGAAAGATGTAGGTCTCACCGGTGCCGATTTCAAACATGCGCAGGCTTCACCGATGGTATCAGGTGGTTTGTGGCGAGTATCTTTCGAGTTCAAACCCGATGGTGCAAAAAAATTCGGCGAGTTGACTTCGCGCCTTGTCGGAAAGCAAATCGGTATCTTCCTCGATGGAGAGCCGACTGATCGTGGTCAAGACGGTAGACCCGTTCCAATCACTGAGTATCGTGGTGTGACGGTGCGTGAACCGATTCTTGGTGGCACCGGCGAAATCACAGGTAACTTCAACAAAGATCAGGCCGTCGACCTTTCAGTGAAATTGAATGCCGGTGCACTGCCTGTACCCGTCAAAATTCTGGAAGAACGTACAGTGGGCGCTACTCTCGGTCAGGACTCGATTCATAAGAGTCTGGTTGCCGGTGGTGTTGGTATCGCCTGCGTCATGGTCTTCATGATCGCTGTCTACGGAGTACCGGGGTTCATTGCCGACACGGCCTTGATTCTCTACACGATTGCCACTCTGGCTATTTTCCAGGCCATCCCCGTCACTCTCACATTGGCTGGTATAGCCGGTTTCATTCTCTCAATCGGGATGGCGGTAGACGCAAACATTCTCATTTTCGAACGAACAAAAGAAGAATTGCGAGCCGGCAAGTCTCTATACGGAGCCATTGAAAACGGCTTCGGAAGAGCATTCAGCTCGATTTTCGACAGTAACGTCAACAGTATGATCGCCTGCGGTGTGATGATGATGTTCGGCACATCAATCGTGAAAGGATTCGCCGTGACACTTGCAATCGGGGTCGCGGTCTCGATGTTCACAGCCATTACCGCAACGAGAGCATTGCTCCACCTGGTACCAAAACAGTGGGGAATGTTCGGTACGAAATTCGATCAGAAGAAAAGCAACGTGAAGGCCAAGGAGGCAGTGTGA